One genomic segment of Sminthopsis crassicaudata isolate SCR6 chromosome 4, ASM4859323v1, whole genome shotgun sequence includes these proteins:
- the ASCL5 gene encoding achaete-scute homolog 5, with the protein MTMNNNFCRALVDRRSVTSPSCMQLGIVAPPGHSHLPATESLMSMPFLLYPSNVEPAYYDTYGGVFPYVPFHGPFGVYDYPFEPAFIQKRNERERQRVKCVNEGYARLRGHLPGALAEKRLSKVETLRAAIRYIKYLQDLLSTAPEGTASATGGSVLGGGPAPKPPPGPLTDCTSDGESKASSSLVPESSSSSYFSSSPFCESEESSH; encoded by the coding sequence ATGACGATGAACAACAATTTCTGCCGGGCCTTAGTGGACCGCAGGTCCGTGACTTCCCCCAGCTGTATGCAGCTGGGGATTGTGGCCCCTCCTGGGCACTCCCACCTCCCCGCCACAGAGTCCTTGATGAGCATGCCTTTCCTGCTCTACCCCAGCAATGTGGAGCCAGCTTATTATGACACATACGGTGGGGTCTTCCCCTACGTCCCATTCCACGGTCCCTTTGGAGTCTATGACTACCCATTTGAGCCAGCCTTCATCCAGAAACGTAAtgagagggagaggcagagggtGAAATGTGTCAACGAGGGCTACGCCCGACTCCGGGGTCACCTTCCGGGGGCACTAGCAGAGAAGAGACTCAGCAAAGTGGAGACCCTTCGAGCTGCCATCCGGTACATCAAATACTTGCAAGATCTGCTTAGCACAGCACCAGAGGGTACAGCTTCCGCCACTGGTGGTAGTGTCCTGGGGGGAGGACCAGCTCCCAAGCCTCCCCCTGGCCCTCTGACAGACTGCACCAGTGATGGCGAATCCAAAGCCTCTTCTTCCCTGGTCCCAGAGTCTTCCTCTTCATCCTACTTCTCCTCATCCCCCTTCTGTGAATCAGAGGAATCCAGCCACTGA